From the Oryctolagus cuniculus chromosome 17, mOryCun1.1, whole genome shotgun sequence genome, the window AGCGCGAGGGCCACAGCCTGGCCTTGAGGACCGTGTGTCCACACCGAGAGGGGGGCGGGCTCCTGAAAAGGCAACGGGCCATTTGTGTGCGTCTCTGGGAAGGCGGCAGCGACCGGGCCGGGGCTCAGCCTGCGTGCTGTGGCTCTCGCCCCAGAGGGTCCGGTTTCTGTagatgggtggggtggggtgtgtggcCTGGGAACATGCATTTCTCACGGGCTCCCAggtgctgccgctgccgctggccccaggactgccACTTTAGGGGAGAGCcttgcagggctgggggcggggccagggcggaGCAGCCTGTGCCCTCCCCCTTTGTGGTTTCCTTTGCGGTCACCGAATGAAAGAATTGTACTTTTCCATTAATGAAGGTGGTTTTTTGCCATGAATTAGCTACAGGGTGGAAGAGCCCGAGACCTTGGTGGAGCTCCAAAAGAATGAATGGGATCCAGTGATAGAGTGGGCTGAGAACAGGTAAGAGGTGGCACAGACCGGCCGGCCCGGGCAGGCCGTGGAGGCCTGGCTGGTACCACACCGCCAGCGCCCCGAGCTTTCGGAGCTCAGGGCGCCCTTGGGGCCCGGCTCCCCTCGGGCGTTCTGAGACCGCCCGCCTTGCAGAACAGCGGTCCCTTGGGAGACACGTTCAGCGAGCCCGCAGCAGGCGCAGGGCCAGTCCGGCGCCCTCCGGGAGGGGCAGGATCCCGGCAGGATCCGCCTAGGTCCGGGGTAGGAGCAGGGCAGCGGTGCCGGTCTGCGCGCCAGCTCCGCGACCGTGAGCGTGACCATGAGCATGACCGTGAGCAGGAGCCATGTGCCTCTGGGCCGCTGAGTCCATCCAGCTTCAGTTCCCTCGTCTGCGAGTGGGGCCGGTGGTGTGGGGAGGACCCCAGGAGTGGGTGCGTTCAGTGCCAAGCCCACAGTTAATGCGCAGATTTGGGGGACACTTTTCATTCTTCTCTTCATCGCCACGACTGTAGTGTCGGGCAGAGTGGTGGAACAGCGCGTAGGACACGCGCGCATGGAGAGGGTCGGGCGCTGCTCATGCGTCACGGGTCACGTCCGTGGGCGCAGGGTTCAAGGAGTTGCTGATACCCTGCGTCTTCCTTAATgggaagagcttttttttttcttttaaagatttatttatttgaaaggtagagttaagaggcagagagagagagagagaggtcttccatccgctgcttcactccacaaatggccatgatggctagagctgtgccgatctgaagcccggagccaggagcttcttctgggtctcccatgtgggtgcagaggcccaagcgcttgggccatcttctactgctttcccaggccatagcagagagctggatcagaggtggagcagccaggactcgaactggtgcccacatgggatgccagcactgcaagcggcggctttacccactgcgccacggctctggccaccctaaaaggcttttttttttttttttttgacaggcagagtgcagagtggacagtgagagagagagagacagagagaaaggtcttcctttgccgttggttcaccctccaatggccgctgcagcaggcgcactgcgctgatccgaaggcaggagccaggtgtttctcctggtctcccatggggtgcagggcccaagcacctgggccatcctccactgccctccctggccacagcagagagctggcctggaagaggggcaaccgggacagaatctggcacccctaccgggactagaacctggtgtgccggcgccgccaggtggaggattagcctattgagccgcggtgccggccaccctaaaaggcttttaaaatatttgaaaaacaagtaTCCCatgctgtatttaaaaaaaattaatttgatgtatttttaaaaattatttatttgaaatatagcaAGACAAGATAAAAAGGGtctcactgctggttcactccccaaatgcctgcaacagccaaggctgagccaggccagagtcaggagacagaaactccacaCAGGTCTCGGGCAGGCTTTAAGCCTTCTCCTTGCAGGTACGGCGTGGAGATCGGCTCCTCCACCAGTATCATGGGACCCAGCATCCCCGCCAGGACTCACGAGGTGCTGGCCAACCACCTGGCGTCCTACAACATGTGGGCCCTCCAAGGTGTGCCCGGAGAGCGCGTGCGCAGCTTCCTGTGGGCGGGTGACACACACTCGGCACCCCGAGTGAGGGGTGGGGCCCGGGCGGGGGGAATGTCTGGGAGCTGGCCGTCCTAGCAAGAAAGCGGGGCTTGGCTCTCCAGCCGATGTCTGCAGTTACAAGCCCTTTGGGAACCCGCTGCGGGGCTGTGGGGCGGGGCTGCTCTAGTTGGCCAGGCTGGGTGGAGGAGGACGCCAGGGAAGAGGGCGCGGACCCCAAGGGCCGCAGcacactctccccctccctttccctgctcaggggtgcaggggctgcctGAGGGCGTGGGCCTGACTCCGCTCGCGGCCCCGCAGGGATCGAGTTCGTGGTGACCCAGCTCAAGTCCATGGTGCTGACCTTGGGCCTGACCGACCTGCACCTGACGGTGGAGCAGGCCGTGCTGCTGTCGCGCCTGGAGGAGGAGTACCAGGTGAGGGGCCGCGGCCCGGCGGGGAGGGGCACCGCACGTTCACCTAACCCTGGCCTGTGTTGCCGTCGAGTAAGTCCAGCCACCAGAATAAGGCCCGTCAGAGGCACTGGCAGGCACAGGAAGTGCCCCCACCTCCTCTTGTGCACAGCCCGGCCAGCTGGGGGCTGTGCGGGTGCCCATTCTACACAGGGGGCCCCTGAGTCACAAGGCTGTCCCTCTTGGACCTGTGGGAGCGGGTTGGAGGGCTGCTGGCTGCCTGTGGGTGATCACCACGCCATccaggcctgactcagcccctgcTTTGGCCAAGCCTGCCCACCCCGAGTCTCTTCCCGGCAGGGGCTGCTGCGTTCGCGGGCTCGGGGTTGCCGTCTTGCAGCCGTGCCTCCAACCTCGGCTGCCCTGAGGACTAGACAGAGAAATGCCTTCCTGTACCGTGTACCCCTCCCCCGGCCTCTCAGGAGAGCCTCGGGGACAGGCACTGCCTGCGCCTGGCGGAGCATGCTGGGTACTCTGGATGCCAGGACCCACCGCACAGGAATGGGGAGGGGAGTGGCTGGGGGAGCCAGCTCGTGTGGTGTGGCAGAGTCCAGGTCCCTGGGCGAGCGGGGGCAGCAGCCGGCCTGGCCTGCCGGGCCCTGGCCAGGGATGAGCCCACAGGCCAGTTTGGAGTCAGAGATGTTCAGACGGCCACGTCGTGTGTCCGAGGAGCGCTCAGTCACAGGCCACTCCACGCCGGGgtcctgggagcaggggctgcaggcgGGCTGGGTGCCCTCCCAGGAGATCCATGGGtggtgtgggtgcccagcccGCCCAGCCGTGGGCAGCCACCGCCGGCCCGGGCCTACACGCAGTTCCTAGACCACACAGGGAGGGTCGCCTGCTCCGGCCATCCACAGGAGTGGGTGACGGGGGGGTCCTCCCCCAGCGCCCCTCAGCCACgccggtctcccacgtgatggACCCGGCCAGGCGCCCGTCAGCggctgctctcctcctcctcagatCCAGAAGTGGGGCAACGTGGAGTGGGCCCACGACtacgagctgcaggagctgcgaGCCCGCACGGCCGCCGGCACCCTCTTCATCCACCTCTGCTCCCAGAGCTCCACGGTCAAGCACAAACTCCTGCAGGAGTGAGGCCGGGCGTCCAGGGGCGGGGGGGCAGGACAGAGGCTGCACGGCCACAGCCCCCATCCCCCCAGCCCGGCCTGCACATCCTCCCCGAGTCACCCCAGGACTGCAGCCGACTCGGGGTGCCGCGGGCTGGCCAGCGGTGACGGAGGGGTGGGGCCGAGAGACTGGGCGAGAGACTTCCCCTCGACCCTAACTTTATTAAAATAGCCCTTTGCACTGGCAGTGTGTGGTGCCCCCAGGTCTCCCCCGCCGCAGCTCGGGGTCCCGAGATGGAGCAGCAGGGGAGCTGCAGGCTGCGTGTGTCCCTGGCTGTGACGAGGCCGCCTGTGGAAGGGCGCCCCCTCGGGCCAAGCTGCTCGCTTCTTACTGTTCTGGAGAGAGCGACCCCTCACTCTGGAAACAGCCCAGCGGGCCAGCACGGTCACCGAGCGTGGGTGTGTGCGCTCAGCCTCCCCACGGGAGCCCAGAAGCCTCCGTGGCCCCGGGAACAGGCAGTGGGACGAGCCCAGGCTTCCTCCGGCTGAATGTCCTCCCAGCTGCTCATCCCTGCTTCCCACGCGCTGTCTCCTGGGACCCCAGGACACCCCGGGGGGGAAGGCACTGTCGGTGTTGTAAAATAGGCCACTCTGCCCACCCCCGCTCAGAGAGAAGCATGGTCGGCGGCACCCGCTCCTGCAGGGGTGAACAGGAGCCACAGCGCCCAGCTGGGCGGCTTGGCCCCGGCACCCAACACTGGGGGCAGCTGCAGCGTCTCCTGCAGGCCTGGCTCCGCAGCACCCACGGGCCTCGGGCTCGGCCCCCCGACCTGCAGCCCGCACGGGCGGTGCCCGGGTCCCAGGGGCAGCCGACgccggccccgcccaggccccagcctcttCCTCCCATTCATACACGAACGTGGACTCGGGTTTGAAAGCACAGGGGAAGGGCGGCTCGGGCGTTTATTTCTCTCCGTATCTGGATGTTTTCCCACGAGCAGGGGAAAGACAGGTGCGAGGGGGCtgagaccccctcccccccagccccggggccgTCCTGGGACAGCTGGGGGCGCATGCGCGCTGCCGCCGGCTGGGGCCGCCGAGGCCGCTAGTCCATGTCGGGGCTCTCCAGgctctccagctctctctgcgCGTGGTCGATGTATTGATTGATCTCCCGCACCCGCTTGCGGTTCCGCGTGATCTCATCCCTGtgaatctgaggagtgaaaccgAACCCCAGCGCCCTCCGTCAGACCCCTGTTAGCCGCAGCCCTCgcggcggtgggggtggggtgggggtgggaggggtccagCGCCGGCCCCGCGCGAGCTCACCTTGTCCACCAGTTGCGTGCACCAGGAGTTGATCCTGGTCACCAGCTCGTCCTCTCGGTTGTCAATCTTCAGCAGGTGAATGTCGTGCGAGGCCCCGACGGCGTTAACGATCGTGTCCTTGTCCACGAAcagctgggggggtggggaggggggatcaGCACGCTGCTCCGAGCCCACCGAAgggtcccccagccctgcctcggcTGCCCCGGGCACCAGCAGGTGGTACCCCGCACCCTCCCTGGCTACCAGGGCAACCTCGCTCAGCACACCTGTTCCCATGATGCTCCCCTCCCTCGGGCACCGACAAGGCTCACCTGCCCCAAACCTCTGTCAGCCAGGTGGAGACCGCTGGTGGCAGGCGGAGGACAGCGGGAGCCCAAAGCCGCGGGTGCTTGCCCGCAGTTAGGCTACACTGCCTCTCACGTCCACAGCAACACACTTGGGAGTCCAGGAGGGGTCTCCTCTTGCCTGCCCTTGCTCCTGACCTTGGTTTTGCCTTACGAAAAGCTgccaaggggctggcatttggtgtcGCAGAGAAGACACTGctagggacacctgcatcccatatcctcCGTGC encodes:
- the LOC100353330 gene encoding ATP synthase mitochondrial F1 complex assembly factor 2 isoform X7; protein product: MHLTTLCNTSLDNPTQRSKDQLIQAAIKFLDTDTICYRVEEPETLVELQKNEWDPVIEWAENRYGVEIGSSTSIMGPSIPARTHEVLANHLASYNMWALQGIEFVVTQLKSMVLTLGLTDLHLTVEQAVLLSRLEEEYQIQKWGNVEWAHDYELQELRARTAAGTLFIHLCSQSSTVKHKLLQE
- the LOC100353330 gene encoding ATP synthase mitochondrial F1 complex assembly factor 2 isoform X6, with product MWRSCLRLRDRGRRLLTRPVGPGPALGSPARAYAPPTERKRFYQNVSISQGEGGFEINLDHRKLKTPQAKLFTVPSEALAIAVATEWESQQDTIKSYTMHLTTLCNTSLDNPTQRSKDQLIQAAIKFLDTDTICYRVEEPETLVELQKNEWDPVIEWAENRYGVEIGSSTSIMGPSIPARTHEVLANHLASYNMWALQGIEFVVTQLKSMVLTLGLTDLHLTVEQAVLLSRLEEEYQIQKWGNVEWAHDYELQELRARTAAGTLFIHLCSQSSTVKHKLLQE
- the LOC100353330 gene encoding ATP synthase mitochondrial F1 complex assembly factor 2 isoform X5; the protein is MWRSCLRLRDRGRRLLTRPVGPGPALGSPARAYAPPTERKRFYQNVSISQGEGGFEINLDHRKLKTPQAKLFTVPSEALAIAVATEWESQQDTIKSYTMHLTTLCNTSLDNPTQRSKDQLIQAAIKFLDTDTICYRVEEPETLVELQKNEWDPVIEWAENRDRVRGDPAQVHGADLGPDRPAPDGGAGRAAVAPGGGVPDPEVGQRGVGPRLRAAGAASPHGRRHPLHPPLLPELHGQAQTPAGVRPGVQGRGGRTEAARPQPPSPQPGLHILPESPQDCSRLGVPRAGQR
- the LOC100353330 gene encoding ATP synthase mitochondrial F1 complex assembly factor 2 isoform X4; protein product: MWRSCLRLRDRGRRLLTRPVGPGPALGSPARAYAPPTERKRFYQNVSISQGEGGFEINLDHRKLKTPQAKLFTVPSEALAIAVATEWESQQDTIKSYTMHLTTLCNTSLDNPTQRSKDQLIQAAIKFLDTDTICYRVEEPETLVELQKNEWDPVIEWAENRYGVEIGSSTSIMGPSIPARTHEVLANHLASYNMWALQGVPGERVRSFLWAGIEFVVTQLKSMVLTLGLTDLHLTVEQAVLLSRLEEEYQIQKWGNVEWAHDYELQELRARTAAGTLFIHLCSQSSTVKHKLLQE